CGGAATTAGCATCGATTTTGATAACGATGAAATCCCTCAAATAGCAAACGAGGTACTCAGGCAAGCCACGTCGCAGCCGCCCAGTGATCCCCGCCGGATGGTCGAGGATAAACTGGAGGAAATGCGACTGCGTCGTGAGTTGATGGATTACGATTTCGACTTTTAACCGGAGAGGCGCCAGCGATGGCGCCTCTCCGCGTTTCGGCGCCAGGTATTGCAGTGCCGATGGCCGACAGCCGGGATAAGTGCTTTATCCGTTGAGGTATTGTTCTTGCTGTTCGTCTTTTAAAGGCGCGGCGGTAAATCGTAAATCCGCAAAATCCGTCGGTGGCTCGATCATAATAATAACGGGCTTGTGGGGCGGGTGGCTGATTGGTGCTAGCTGATTGGTACCAGAGTGTGCTTATGTTGCTTGTTACGCAGCATAGGCTGCACATGTGTTGCCCGTGGCAGGCAGGTTTTCCGGTTAGTGAGAAAGGGAATTTTTCATGGTGGTGTCGGAGCAGACCGAAGCGAGGATCGATGCTGATCTATCTGAGGATGGGGATACCCTGACCATCCACGTGTCCGGATATTTTGACTTTAATTTGCACCGGGATTTTCAGCACGCCTACCAGAATTATTTCCCCCCTCCCAAGCAGTATCGCATCGACCTCTCTGAAACCCTGCATATCGACAGTGCCGCGCTGGGGATGTTGCTGCTGTTGCGCGATCACTGCCTCGGCGATGGCGACGATCCGGGTCAGTGCACGGTAGAGCTGTGCAATGCCAATGCGCATGTCGAAACCATCCTGCAGGTTTCCAACTTCAATAAACTGTTCACCATTCGCTAGATGACCGGCAGCTTTCGGGTTCTGGTCGTCGAGAGCGACGCGGACGCTGCCGCTGAGCTGCGCTCCCTGTTGCACGGCTGTGCGGAGGGGCAGGAGATGCTGCCGGTGGCCGCGAGCCTGGTGCCGGATGCCGAAACCGCACTGGGAAATTACGCCGAGTTGCGCCCGCAACTGGTGATATTCGGGCCGTGCACCGCCGGTACTGCGGTATCTGAGGATCTGCAGCGGCTGCGTGCCCGCGCCGGTGTGGAACCGGTGCCAATCCTGTTCGTAAAATCCGCACAAGAAACCCTCGACGTCACCTGCCTGCACACTGGCTGTGACGACATCCTGTTGCAGCCGTACAACACGGCTCTGGTGCGGTTAAAGCTGGCCGGGCTGCAGCGCTTTAGCGAATTCAGCGGCTCCCTGCTGGCACAGCGCAATCGTATCCGTCGCCACCGCGCAGACCTGCTGCAGGAGCAGGCCAGTGCGCGGCAGATCTTCAGCAACATGGGTCACGAGAGCTGCCTCGATCAGAACGATGCCATCCGCTACCACCTGTCGCCGCGCGCGGTACTGAACGGCGACGTGCTGGCCGCGGCCTATGCGCCGGGCGGCAAGCTGATGCTGCTGTTGGGGGATTTTACCGGCCACGGGTTGCCGGCGGCGGTGGGTGCGGTGCCGCTGACCTCAATTTTCTATTCGATGGTGCCGAAGGGGTTTTCCCTGAGCCACATCCTGCGTGAGCTCAACGCCAAGCTGCACCGAATACTGCCCACCAATATGTTCTGCTGTGCGCTGATGCTGGAGCTGGATCCGCACAAACAGCAGGCGCGGATGTTCAATGCGGGTATGCCGAGCGCCTGTCTGCGCCATGCCAATGGCAAGCTGCGCCTGCTGGAATCCCGCCACTTGCCGTTGGGGGTGCTGGCCGCGGCCTCGGTGGAGGAGGCGATAGTGCATTTCCCGGTAGAGGCGGGCGATCACCTCTACCTGTGGAGCGACGGCATTCACGAGGCGCGCAGCGCCGATGGCGAGCTGTTTGGCGAGCGACGACTGCTGGACGTGGTGGAAGCCCCGCCGGGGCAGTGCTTCGAGAGCATCCTGGCCGCAGTGAAGCGCTTCAGCGGCGATCAGGAAGACGACCTGTCGCTGGTGGAGATCGCTCTCGACCGGGCCCGCAGTCCGTCGCCGCAGCCGGTATCGAACGGCAGGGGCGCCGCTCTCGGCGAATGGTCGATCAACTTTACCCTGGGGCCAAACGAGCTGCGCCACGCCGATCCGCTGCCGCTGCTGCACAGTGTGCTGGCGCAGGTGCCCGGTGCCGACCGCTTCCAGGATCCGCTCACCATCGTGCTCGGCGAGCTGTTTCGCAACGCGCTGGAGCACGGTTTGCTGCGACTGGATAGCGGGCTGAAAAAGACCGATCGGGGATTCGCCGATTATTACCAGCAGTTGCAGAGCGGCCGCCGCGCGTTGACCGAAGGCTGGATTCGCATAGACCTGCGCTGCCGTACCCGCGGTGGCCGCGGTGCGCTGGAGGTGGTGGTGGAGGATAGTGGCAGCGGCCTGCCAGAGGATACCGGCGCCGCCAACGCCTATTCCGGGCGCGGTCTGCCGCTGCTGCGTGCAATCTGCCGGGAAGTGCGTTACCAGCCGGGCAGCAGCTGTGTGCGGGCGGTGCTGGACTGGGGGGCTGAAACGGGTCGCCGGCAACCGGTGCCGGCGACCTGAAGGGTTACTATGCCGCCGGTTTGCTGCCGCCGAACTTTTCCCCCAGCCAGATCTGCAGCTGTTTCAGCTTGTGGGCCAGGCGGCCGCGCTTGGATTTGCGCAGTTTGTCCTCGGCGCTGACCAGCCAGGCGATCTGGATCACGCGGCGTTCGCCCTCGAACGGCAGGTGGCCGTGGAAGGAGTTTTCCGCACGCTTGAAGGCCACCAGAGTGCCGTAAACCGGCTGGATCTCCGGCACCACGGTGTCCTCGAAATCGTCGATTTTGTTCAGAAAGCGCAGGCAGCCTTCGCTGGTCTGCGCCCAGTCGCCGTTCAGGTAGAGCAGCGCGGTGGCGATCTTGGACTTGCCGTCTGTATGGATGCGGCCGTGGCGCTTCTTCAGGGTGCGGGAGATAGAAACGTAGGTCGGGTACTGGGAAATTCTGTCGATGCCCAGGTTGTTGCCGATGGCGTCGGCAAATTCCGGCTCTACCAGGCGCTCAATCAGCGCATTGACGGCGTCGCCACACTCTTCGCGCTCGTAGGGCAGGTAGCCCGCGCCCTTCAATTGCGGGAAATCGTCGAGCAGCGACGGCATGATATCGCGCGGCAGCATGTCTTTCGCCACCATAAAATTGAAGGGTTCCGATCTGACCAGGGTGTCCTGGTCCTCCAGCCTGGAGGGCTGCAGCCAGCTGCGGGTGTCGACGGCGGTGGTGGTCACAGTTGTACTTCCTCTTGATGCGTAAAACGCCCTAAAGTGATTTGGCCGTGCTCAATGGCAAGTTTGCGGGCGGGGCCGGCGTGGGGCCAAAGGCGCAAACATACCAGACACGCCCGGCGTGGCCAATCTGCCGCCGGCGCCAATTGAGCACACTGTCACGCTCGGCTACCCGGCGGCGCCCGCCGCGGGTGGTTGAATGCCATGCAAATAGCGCCACAGCCGGTATAATGCCGGTCACATTTTCATCAGTGCAACCCAAGACGGCCCATGAGCGTGACCTCCCAGTCCAAAGTCCAGTTACACGTGCGCAATCTGTCCTGCGCGCGCGAGGGCCGGCGCCTGTTCGCGGGCCTGGACTTTACCCTCACGGGCGGTGGCGCGTTGCAGCTGCTGGGCGCCAATGGCGCCGGCAAGACCACGCTGCTGCGTACCCTGGTGGGGAGCAGCGGCGATTACGATGGTGAGATCAGTTGGAAAGGCGAGGCGCTGCCCGCGGCACTGCCCGCACTGCGGGAATCCCTGCTGTATATCGGCCACCGCGCCGGCGTGCGCGGTGGTCTGACGCCGCTGGAAAACCTGGCGTGGTATGGCGCCGGCGAGGCGCAGGCGCTCAAGGCGCTGGAGCAGGTGGACCTTTACGGGTTTGAGGACACCCTGTGCCAGCACCTCTCCGCCGGACAGAGCCGGCGCGTGGCGCTGGCGCGGCTGTATTTGCCCGCTGCGCCGCCACTGTGGATTCTCGACGAGCCGCTCGCGGCCCTCGATGTCGCCGGTGTTTCCAGTTTGCAGGGGCAGATGGCCTGCCACCTGAGCCGCGGCGGCTGCATCCTGTTTACCTCCCACCAGCCGGTGGCGCTGGCGCAGCTGCAGCGCATCGACCTGGCGGACTTTGCCGCCGCGGGCGATGACGAATTCGGAGGCGCGCATGGCTTCGCCTGAGCATCTGAACGCGCCCGCCCGCACGGTGCCCGGTCTCGCGGCACTGTTGCGCACAGAGCTGCTGCTGGCACTGCGGCGGCGTGCCGATATCGCCAATCCGCTGCTGTTTTTTGTCACGGTGCTGGCGCTGCTGCCGCTGGGGGTGGGACCGGAGCCGGCGCTGCTGGCGCGCATGGCGCCGGGCATGATCTGGGTGGTGGCGTTGCTGGCGACATTGATGTCCCAAGAGAGCCTGTTCCGCAGCGATTTCGAAGACGGTTCGCTGGAGCAGCTGGCGCTGACGCCGCAGCCGCTGTACTTCGCGGTACTCGCCAAGGTGGCGGTGCACTGGCTGGTCACCGGCCTGCCGCTGGCGCTGCTGTCGCCACTTTTGGCGCTGATGCTGAATCTGCCGGCAAGCGGTTACCTGTGTCTGCTGCTGTCACTGCTGATCGGTACCGCCTGCCTGAGCCTGATCGGGGCGGTGGGCGCGGCGTTGACCGTGTCACTGCGCCGCGCCGGATTGCTGCTGTCGCTGATCGTTATGCCCCTCTACGTGCCCGTGTTAATCTTCGGTACCGGAGCGGTGCAAGCGGCACTCGATGGCTACGCCTACAGCGTGCCGCTGGCGGTACTCGCCGCACTGTTGGCTGCCGCCGCCGCATTGGCGCCCCTGGCAGCGGCAGGTGCGATTCGCATCAGCCTGGATTCTTGACGGAGGATATTCCTTGGCCTGGCAATGGTTTCACCGCTTGGGTTCGCCGCGCTGGTTCTACCAGAAGACCAGCGCCTGGCTGCCGTGGCTGGCGTTCGCCAGCCTGCTGCTGTTGCTGGTGGGCAGTGTCTGGGGGCTGGGTTTTGCGCCGCAGGACGCCAAGCAGGGTAACAGCTACCGCATCATCTATATCCACGTGCCGGCCGCGTTCCTGGCCCTGGCCGGCTACTACATCATGGCGTTCAGCGGCGCCATTGGCCTGATCTGGAAGATGAAACTCTCCTTCGTGGTCATGCGCGCGGCGGCGCCGATCGGCGCGGTACTGACGTTTATCGCGCTGTTTACCGGTGCCCTGTGGGGCAAGCCGACCTGGGGCACCTACTGGGTCTGGGATGCGCGCATTACCTCGATGCTGATTCTGTTGTTCCTCTATATCGGCGTGATTGCGCTGTCCCGTGCCTTCGCCCGCGAGCAGGTGGCGGACAAGGCCTGCGCACTGCTGGCGCTGGTGGGCACGGTAAATATTCCGATCATCTACAAGTCGGTGGACTGGTGGTTTACTCTGCACCAGCCCGCCACCATCAAGCTGACCAAGGCCAGCACCATCGACTCGAGCATGCTGCAGCCGTTGCTGGTGATGATTGTCGGCTTCTACTGTTTTTACGCCTGGACCCTGCTCGTCCACACCCGCAACCTGCTGCTGCAGCGGGAAGGGCGCACCCAGTGGGCCCAGCAGGCGTTGCGCGGCGAGCCACTCGGCGACGCCGGATAGACGGAGAACAGTGATGCAATTTCAGTTTGCCAGTTTCAGCGACTTCCTCGCCATGGGCGGCCACGGCATCTATGTATGGATCGCCTACGGGGTGTCCTTTGTCGCGCTC
This region of Microbulbifer sp. SAOS-129_SWC genomic DNA includes:
- a CDS encoding STAS domain-containing protein, with amino-acid sequence MVVSEQTEARIDADLSEDGDTLTIHVSGYFDFNLHRDFQHAYQNYFPPPKQYRIDLSETLHIDSAALGMLLLLRDHCLGDGDDPGQCTVELCNANAHVETILQVSNFNKLFTIR
- a CDS encoding fused response regulator/phosphatase; translation: MTGSFRVLVVESDADAAAELRSLLHGCAEGQEMLPVAASLVPDAETALGNYAELRPQLVIFGPCTAGTAVSEDLQRLRARAGVEPVPILFVKSAQETLDVTCLHTGCDDILLQPYNTALVRLKLAGLQRFSEFSGSLLAQRNRIRRHRADLLQEQASARQIFSNMGHESCLDQNDAIRYHLSPRAVLNGDVLAAAYAPGGKLMLLLGDFTGHGLPAAVGAVPLTSIFYSMVPKGFSLSHILRELNAKLHRILPTNMFCCALMLELDPHKQQARMFNAGMPSACLRHANGKLRLLESRHLPLGVLAAASVEEAIVHFPVEAGDHLYLWSDGIHEARSADGELFGERRLLDVVEAPPGQCFESILAAVKRFSGDQEDDLSLVEIALDRARSPSPQPVSNGRGAALGEWSINFTLGPNELRHADPLPLLHSVLAQVPGADRFQDPLTIVLGELFRNALEHGLLRLDSGLKKTDRGFADYYQQLQSGRRALTEGWIRIDLRCRTRGGRGALEVVVEDSGSGLPEDTGAANAYSGRGLPLLRAICREVRYQPGSSCVRAVLDWGAETGRRQPVPAT
- a CDS encoding 2OG-Fe(II) oxygenase, which encodes MTTTAVDTRSWLQPSRLEDQDTLVRSEPFNFMVAKDMLPRDIMPSLLDDFPQLKGAGYLPYEREECGDAVNALIERLVEPEFADAIGNNLGIDRISQYPTYVSISRTLKKRHGRIHTDGKSKIATALLYLNGDWAQTSEGCLRFLNKIDDFEDTVVPEIQPVYGTLVAFKRAENSFHGHLPFEGERRVIQIAWLVSAEDKLRKSKRGRLAHKLKQLQIWLGEKFGGSKPAA
- the ccmA gene encoding cytochrome c biogenesis heme-transporting ATPase CcmA encodes the protein MSVTSQSKVQLHVRNLSCAREGRRLFAGLDFTLTGGGALQLLGANGAGKTTLLRTLVGSSGDYDGEISWKGEALPAALPALRESLLYIGHRAGVRGGLTPLENLAWYGAGEAQALKALEQVDLYGFEDTLCQHLSAGQSRRVALARLYLPAAPPLWILDEPLAALDVAGVSSLQGQMACHLSRGGCILFTSHQPVALAQLQRIDLADFAAAGDDEFGGAHGFA
- the ccmB gene encoding heme exporter protein CcmB translates to MASPEHLNAPARTVPGLAALLRTELLLALRRRADIANPLLFFVTVLALLPLGVGPEPALLARMAPGMIWVVALLATLMSQESLFRSDFEDGSLEQLALTPQPLYFAVLAKVAVHWLVTGLPLALLSPLLALMLNLPASGYLCLLLSLLIGTACLSLIGAVGAALTVSLRRAGLLLSLIVMPLYVPVLIFGTGAVQAALDGYAYSVPLAVLAALLAAAAALAPLAAAGAIRISLDS
- a CDS encoding heme ABC transporter permease; translation: MAWQWFHRLGSPRWFYQKTSAWLPWLAFASLLLLLVGSVWGLGFAPQDAKQGNSYRIIYIHVPAAFLALAGYYIMAFSGAIGLIWKMKLSFVVMRAAAPIGAVLTFIALFTGALWGKPTWGTYWVWDARITSMLILLFLYIGVIALSRAFAREQVADKACALLALVGTVNIPIIYKSVDWWFTLHQPATIKLTKASTIDSSMLQPLLVMIVGFYCFYAWTLLVHTRNLLLQREGRTQWAQQALRGEPLGDAG